In one Pseudomonas sp. Bout1 genomic region, the following are encoded:
- a CDS encoding DUF3156 family protein → MLQKLSELFSARRAPAGYRPGVTLEHLRRNLGLAGYEVCGPTTARVALDGLGLHLEIVERTESQLLMHLVMTEFVLRIPASQQGTASFELHHTGAVRRTGIRCRQRSGDKEVSGILQAQLQEGSALHRALMPLDFKRLRIDLVDQQWCVRLEHMGGSEVVNRMPAFRRYIAVSSVQRAWLLDALSGFQRALQLH, encoded by the coding sequence ATGCTGCAAAAACTGTCTGAACTGTTTAGTGCCCGGCGGGCGCCTGCCGGGTATCGGCCCGGCGTTACGCTGGAACATCTGCGACGTAACCTCGGCCTGGCCGGTTATGAGGTGTGTGGACCGACGACGGCGCGGGTTGCCCTGGACGGTCTCGGGTTACATCTGGAGATCGTCGAGCGCACCGAGTCGCAACTGTTGATGCACCTGGTGATGACCGAATTCGTACTGCGCATCCCTGCCTCGCAGCAGGGCACGGCGAGCTTCGAACTGCACCACACCGGGGCCGTTCGACGCACCGGAATCCGCTGTCGGCAGCGCTCGGGAGACAAGGAAGTTTCAGGCATTCTGCAAGCCCAATTGCAGGAGGGCAGCGCGCTGCATCGCGCCTTGATGCCGCTGGACTTCAAGCGCCTGCGCATCGACCTGGTGGATCAGCAGTGGTGCGTACGGCTTGAGCATATGGGCGGCAGCGAGGTGGTCAATCGCATGCCGGCGTTTCGGCGCTATATCGCCGTGAGCAGCGTTCAACGGGCCTGGCTGCTGGACGCCTTGAGCGGTTTTCAGCGCGCTTTACAGCTCCACTGA
- the feaR gene encoding transcriptional regulator FeaR, with protein sequence MSMQQIGQDGLDLWTRDLRAVCGHFDTELAFNRSLFIGNISTFSRGGLPLANLRTNAGLIKRPKARSDHDDDQNCFLVSQRSGYCQITQDGQSVQLAPGELLLMDSVGSIDITPFGLIEHASLSLSRAEVCKQFGSQPKTFGKISSSKACGRMLHVLMDQLCKDALNGEGAVGEGQALQAAFVSLLGSAFEQEDDERDDCGGLQGSNLRSYVQKVIDESLTQPGLSPVGLASRLNISVRHLYRLFEEQDDSVCRYIQRARLKRSADDLTNPFLRSESITSIAYKWGFTDSAHFSRSFKKQFEVSPKDFRAGRLQQVG encoded by the coding sequence ATGAGCATGCAACAGATTGGGCAAGACGGGCTGGACCTCTGGACCCGGGATCTGCGCGCGGTTTGCGGTCACTTCGACACAGAACTGGCCTTCAACCGTTCGCTGTTCATCGGCAACATCAGCACCTTTTCCCGCGGCGGTTTACCCCTGGCCAACCTGCGCACCAACGCCGGCCTGATCAAACGCCCCAAAGCCCGCTCCGACCACGATGACGACCAGAACTGCTTTCTGGTCAGCCAGCGCAGCGGCTACTGCCAGATCACCCAAGACGGCCAGAGCGTACAACTGGCCCCCGGCGAATTGTTACTAATGGACTCGGTGGGCTCCATCGACATCACCCCCTTCGGGCTGATCGAACACGCATCCCTGTCGTTGTCCCGCGCAGAGGTGTGCAAACAATTCGGCAGCCAGCCCAAGACCTTCGGCAAGATCTCCTCAAGCAAAGCCTGCGGACGCATGTTGCACGTGCTGATGGACCAACTGTGCAAAGACGCGCTGAACGGCGAAGGTGCGGTCGGCGAGGGGCAGGCGTTGCAGGCGGCGTTTGTCTCGCTGCTGGGGTCGGCGTTTGAGCAGGAAGATGACGAGCGGGATGATTGTGGTGGGTTGCAGGGCAGTAATCTGCGCAGCTATGTGCAGAAGGTCATTGATGAATCACTGACCCAGCCCGGACTGAGCCCGGTGGGGTTGGCGAGTCGGTTGAATATCTCGGTAAGGCATTTATACCGGTTGTTTGAGGAACAGGATGACAGCGTGTGCCGGTATATCCAGCGGGCGCGGTTGAAGCGCAGTGCGGATGATCTGACCAACCCGTTTTTGCGCAGCGAGTCGATTACGTCGATTGCGTATAAGTGGGGGTTTACGGATTCGGCGCACTTTAGTCGGTCTTTTAAGAAGCAGTTTGAAGTGTCGCCGAAGGATTTTCGGGCTGGGCGGTTGCAGCAGGTGGGGTGA
- a CDS encoding RHS repeat-associated core domain-containing protein — MDPKTRDVDAVLNDFTHCLNSYDAWAESFWSFSALDVEQVFKVGDEVSLVAPITRSLYPSSTVATCKANAPLTLVHMFQSTRFVPIGNTPVMLQEIAPDGGPLGAPLHKTIGPSGMLEVTECTVDKQYRVSFYPNVSQDHIKALYASYQSEISSLEGRLRGEWTSTFKPIWESYSKAGFVERYTSLQMAYAQGFGNVLYGLWDGIAQLYQWLAYIKPNSEKLLQYLSQAELAALLKLSNEAIAKGLLILSDEPLLFVYLSAMVSWMRMLPPHYMLELLGEITTEVLLNLLLLWATGGMGVAVRLGAQVLGKVKSERAREWLEQIARLGGTARMDGHAEVLKPVALQSHAVPVKAAAVPLKVGPDQVSNPAPMVREPKTARTTLVKQEPVDDAPALAKNPGGDAAAPADKTATNGCPVSMVTGEELLTLTDGSLEGVLPFAWTRLYRSSAVEVDCGLGFGWSHSLAQRLVVSGESVVWTDHENRSTTFPLPSAARPAITNSLAEAAIYLGALPDELVLAQTALFYHFRDGVLTSISDAYDNRLRISRDYSGRIQRIDNGVGQGLLLRYDRGHIVAVDYQVQRELDWITEQNVVSYKYDDAWRLIEATNAVGESERYRYDDQQVILERELAGGASFFWEWERAGKAARCVRHWASFSQMDTRYVWDDNSCVTVHNADGSQEVYVHDQRARLVQRIDPDGAQHFKSYDEKGRLTVEQDPLGAVTAYQYDEAGRLIALFPGDDAPTSYEHDNGFVRLMRRGDAVWKYQRNDQGDITRKTDPDGNYTEYTYTKHGKLSGVWYPDNSSQRLTWNERGQLTEEKLANGGVRRYRYDDLGRQVACEDEHGALTQYQWDAVGRLLKVIQPDGGTREFSYNPYGKITAERDELGRVTRYEYADGLHLISRRINPDGTQLKYRYDNVRLLLTEIENEVGETYRLDYHANGLIQQETGFDGRRTAYVYDLAGHLLEKTEYGDDGSQLVTRYERDVAGRLVRKTLPDRSMVDYTYDRLGNLLSVDDGHWPLHYEYDLQNRLTAEHQGWGTLRYGYDECGQLEKLRLPDNNRLTFHHDKGGDLATVELNGNLLTSHLFKSGREHQRQQGQLLSHYHYDDQGRLHAHAITQQEQRHQRRQYDYDKRGNLTRILDTRKGQHDYHYDPLDRLTRANHSHDRQERFVHDPAGNLLMQDRVGPSVIKGNRLLMQGDRHYDYDAFGNLLRERRGRAQQLVTEYRYDCQHRLIAVIQPDGTHASYRYDPFGRRIAKTLKGQTTEFFWQGDTLIAEHSADHHQSYIYEPNSFRPLALLKGYGPEAVKPFHYQLDHLGTPQELTAPDGEIVWSAHYRAYGQIAKLDVNTVTNPLRFQGQYFDPESGLHYNRHRYYNPDVGRYLTPDPVKLAGGLNGYQYVPNPTGWIDPLGLNTCPGGDGCKPTIGATEPSVEASVNKAEPKQPAPDGSEEYLFRGDKTKPDVVFKDGFKSKGASEDLYLHAIDSDDPPSNFISTSPIKAVGINFATSYKTKPGYLYTLRSIVGHDLNTELGMQAPYPKEKEFAIHHRIHTEDILGVTPMKKDGSYVGYSIPNPSRKIE; from the coding sequence ATGGACCCGAAGACGCGCGACGTCGATGCGGTTCTCAACGACTTCACGCATTGCCTGAACAGCTACGACGCATGGGCCGAGAGCTTCTGGAGCTTTTCGGCACTGGACGTCGAGCAGGTGTTCAAGGTGGGGGATGAGGTTTCGCTGGTCGCACCTATCACCCGTTCCTTGTATCCCAGCAGCACCGTCGCGACCTGCAAGGCCAACGCGCCGTTAACCCTGGTGCATATGTTCCAGAGCACGCGGTTCGTGCCCATCGGCAATACACCGGTGATGCTCCAGGAAATCGCACCAGACGGTGGCCCGCTCGGCGCCCCCCTCCATAAAACCATCGGCCCCAGCGGCATGCTCGAAGTCACCGAGTGCACCGTCGACAAGCAGTACCGGGTCAGTTTTTATCCCAACGTTTCCCAGGATCACATCAAGGCGCTGTACGCCTCCTATCAGTCCGAGATCAGCTCGCTGGAAGGCCGCTTGCGCGGCGAGTGGACGAGCACGTTCAAGCCGATATGGGAGAGCTATTCCAAGGCCGGCTTTGTCGAGCGCTACACCTCGCTGCAAATGGCTTATGCGCAAGGGTTTGGCAACGTGCTTTACGGCCTCTGGGACGGTATTGCGCAGCTGTACCAGTGGTTGGCATACATCAAGCCCAACAGCGAAAAGCTTCTGCAGTACCTCTCCCAGGCCGAGCTTGCGGCGCTGCTGAAGCTCAGTAATGAGGCGATTGCCAAAGGATTGTTGATTCTCAGCGACGAGCCGCTGCTATTCGTCTACCTGTCCGCGATGGTCAGTTGGATGCGCATGCTGCCGCCGCATTACATGCTTGAGTTGCTGGGGGAGATCACTACTGAGGTGTTGCTCAACCTGCTGTTGCTGTGGGCCACCGGCGGTATGGGTGTGGCGGTAAGGCTGGGCGCGCAGGTGCTGGGCAAGGTCAAGTCCGAGCGGGCGCGGGAGTGGTTGGAGCAGATTGCAAGATTGGGCGGGACGGCTCGGATGGATGGGCATGCCGAGGTGCTTAAGCCGGTAGCGCTTCAGAGCCATGCAGTGCCGGTGAAAGCGGCGGCGGTGCCGTTGAAGGTGGGTCCAGATCAGGTTTCGAATCCGGCACCGATGGTGCGGGAGCCGAAGACAGCGCGTACGACGCTGGTGAAGCAGGAGCCTGTGGATGATGCGCCGGCTTTAGCGAAAAACCCTGGCGGAGATGCGGCCGCTCCCGCAGATAAGACCGCAACCAATGGCTGCCCGGTGTCGATGGTTACCGGTGAGGAGCTACTGACCCTCACGGACGGCTCGTTGGAGGGTGTGCTGCCATTTGCCTGGACGCGGTTGTATCGCTCCAGTGCGGTGGAGGTGGATTGCGGGCTGGGATTTGGCTGGAGTCATTCGCTGGCGCAGCGGTTGGTGGTTAGCGGTGAATCGGTGGTATGGACCGATCACGAGAACCGCAGCACCACCTTTCCCCTGCCCTCTGCTGCGCGGCCAGCCATCACCAATAGCCTGGCGGAAGCGGCGATTTATCTGGGCGCTTTGCCGGATGAATTGGTGCTGGCTCAGACGGCCCTTTTCTACCACTTTCGCGACGGTGTGCTGACGTCGATCAGTGACGCGTACGACAACCGGCTGCGCATTTCCCGCGATTATTCCGGACGCATTCAGCGGATCGATAACGGCGTCGGCCAGGGGTTGCTGCTGCGGTATGACCGCGGGCATATCGTTGCGGTCGACTATCAGGTGCAGCGGGAGCTGGACTGGATTACCGAACAGAACGTTGTTTCCTACAAGTATGACGACGCTTGGCGGTTGATTGAGGCGACCAACGCGGTAGGCGAAAGCGAGCGTTATCGGTACGACGATCAGCAGGTGATCCTGGAGCGGGAACTGGCTGGTGGGGCGAGTTTCTTTTGGGAGTGGGAACGGGCTGGCAAGGCGGCGCGATGCGTCCGTCACTGGGCCAGTTTTTCGCAGATGGACACGCGGTATGTGTGGGATGACAACAGCTGTGTCACCGTGCACAACGCCGATGGCAGCCAGGAAGTGTACGTGCACGACCAGCGCGCACGGCTGGTGCAACGGATTGATCCAGACGGCGCGCAGCACTTCAAATCCTACGATGAAAAAGGCCGGCTGACGGTCGAGCAGGATCCGCTGGGGGCGGTGACGGCGTATCAATACGACGAAGCCGGTCGGTTGATTGCGCTGTTTCCCGGTGACGATGCGCCGACGTCCTACGAGCATGACAACGGTTTCGTACGGCTAATGCGCCGTGGTGACGCGGTGTGGAAATACCAGCGTAACGACCAGGGCGATATCACCCGCAAGACGGATCCGGATGGTAACTACACCGAATACACCTACACCAAACACGGAAAACTCTCCGGCGTCTGGTATCCGGACAACAGCAGCCAGCGGCTGACCTGGAACGAGCGTGGTCAGCTCACCGAGGAAAAACTGGCCAATGGCGGTGTGCGGCGTTATCGCTATGACGACCTGGGGCGGCAGGTGGCTTGCGAGGATGAGCACGGTGCGCTGACCCAGTATCAGTGGGACGCTGTAGGTCGTTTGCTGAAGGTGATTCAGCCCGACGGTGGCACTCGCGAATTCAGCTACAACCCGTACGGAAAAATCACCGCCGAGCGCGATGAACTGGGTCGGGTTACGCGCTATGAGTACGCCGACGGTCTGCACCTGATCAGCCGGCGCATTAACCCCGACGGCACGCAGCTCAAATACCGTTACGACAATGTCCGGTTGCTACTGACCGAGATTGAAAACGAGGTTGGGGAAACCTATCGGCTCGACTATCACGCCAACGGCCTGATCCAGCAGGAAACCGGGTTTGATGGCCGCCGTACCGCCTACGTTTATGACCTCGCCGGGCACCTGCTGGAAAAGACCGAATACGGTGACGATGGCAGCCAGCTGGTTACCCGATATGAGCGCGATGTAGCCGGTCGCCTCGTAAGAAAAACCCTGCCCGACCGCAGCATGGTCGATTACACCTACGACCGCCTCGGAAACCTTCTCAGCGTCGACGACGGCCACTGGCCGCTGCATTACGAATACGACCTGCAAAACCGCCTCACCGCCGAACACCAAGGCTGGGGCACCCTGCGTTATGGCTACGACGAATGCGGCCAACTCGAAAAATTACGCCTTCCCGATAACAACCGCCTCACCTTCCATCACGACAAAGGCGGCGACCTCGCCACCGTCGAGCTGAATGGCAACCTGCTCACTTCGCACCTGTTCAAATCCGGTCGCGAACACCAGCGCCAGCAAGGCCAGCTCCTCAGCCACTATCACTACGACGACCAGGGCCGCCTGCACGCCCACGCCATCACCCAACAGGAACAACGCCACCAGCGCCGCCAGTACGACTACGACAAACGCGGCAACCTGACCCGCATCCTCGACACCCGTAAAGGCCAGCACGACTACCACTACGACCCGCTCGACCGCCTGACCCGCGCCAACCACTCGCACGACCGGCAGGAACGCTTCGTCCACGATCCAGCGGGCAACCTGCTGATGCAAGACCGCGTCGGGCCGAGCGTGATCAAAGGCAACCGCCTGTTGATGCAAGGCGACCGTCATTACGACTACGACGCCTTCGGCAACCTCCTACGGGAACGCCGGGGCCGTGCTCAACAACTGGTCACCGAGTACCGCTACGACTGCCAACACCGACTGATTGCTGTCATCCAGCCGGACGGTACCCACGCCAGCTACCGCTACGATCCCTTCGGGCGGCGAATCGCCAAAACCCTAAAAGGCCAGACCACCGAGTTCTTCTGGCAAGGCGATACCCTGATCGCCGAACACAGCGCCGATCACCACCAGAGCTACATTTACGAACCCAACAGTTTTCGCCCGTTAGCGCTGCTGAAAGGCTACGGCCCGGAAGCCGTAAAACCCTTCCACTACCAACTCGACCACCTCGGCACGCCACAAGAACTCACCGCGCCCGACGGCGAAATAGTGTGGTCAGCGCATTACCGCGCCTATGGCCAAATCGCGAAGCTGGACGTCAATACCGTCACCAACCCGCTGCGCTTCCAGGGCCAATACTTCGACCCGGAAAGCGGGCTGCACTACAACCGCCATCGCTACTACAATCCGGACGTTGGCCGCTATCTAACGCCTGATCCGGTGAAACTGGCAGGTGGGCTGAACGGCTACCAATACGTGCCTAACCCTACGGGGTGGATTGACCCGTTGGGGTTGAATACCTGCCCGGGAGGAGACGGCTGTAAGCCAACCATTGGCGCCACTGAGCCTTCTGTAGAAGCATCAGTTAATAAAGCAGAACCCAAACAACCGGCACCAGATGGAAGCGAGGAGTATCTTTTTCGCGGAGATAAAACCAAGCCAGATGTAGTGTTCAAAGACGGCTTCAAAAGCAAGGGTGCTAGTGAAGATTTATACTTGCATGCCATTGATAGTGACGACCCTCCAAGCAATTTTATTAGTACGTCCCCCATAAAAGCCGTAGGAATAAACTTCGCCACTAGCTACAAAACAAAACCAGGTTATCTATACACTCTAAGGAGCATCGTCGGTCACGACCTAAATACAGAATTAGGGATGCAAGCCCCCTACCCAAAAGAAAAAGAATTTGCCATTCACCACAGAATACACACAGAGGACATTCTAGGCGTTACCCCTATGAAAAAAGACGGAAGCTACGTAGGCTATTCAATTCCAAATCCGAGCAGGAAAATAGAATGA
- a CDS encoding SDR family oxidoreductase translates to MVEDLDFSGRSVLVTGGAQGIGRAIVEAFALRGARVMIADLQLAQALAQALCGRGCQVEAVAVDLADAAAVFGLVEGLEQRWGRLDILVHNAGYFPLTPFGEITPAILERTLAVNLSALFWLTQAALPMFRRQGRGCVLVTSSVTGPRVAFAGLSHYAASKAGVNGFIRNAALELAGLNVRVNGVEPGMIATPAMGNLGDDQLNAQIASRVPLGRLGAPADIAGAMLFLASDLAGYITGQTLVVDGGSTLPEV, encoded by the coding sequence ATGGTTGAGGATCTGGATTTCAGCGGTCGCAGCGTATTGGTCACCGGCGGCGCCCAGGGCATTGGGCGGGCCATTGTCGAGGCCTTTGCCCTGCGAGGTGCGCGGGTAATGATCGCTGATCTGCAACTGGCCCAGGCACTTGCGCAAGCGCTATGCGGGCGCGGCTGCCAGGTGGAAGCAGTGGCTGTGGACCTGGCAGATGCAGCTGCGGTATTCGGGCTGGTTGAAGGGCTGGAACAACGTTGGGGGCGGCTGGATATTCTGGTGCATAACGCCGGGTATTTTCCGCTGACGCCGTTTGGCGAAATCACCCCGGCGATTCTCGAGCGTACTTTGGCGGTGAATCTCTCGGCGTTGTTCTGGCTGACCCAGGCGGCGCTGCCGATGTTTCGTCGCCAGGGCCGGGGCTGCGTGCTGGTCACGTCTTCAGTCACCGGGCCCCGGGTCGCGTTTGCGGGGTTGAGTCACTATGCGGCGTCGAAGGCCGGGGTCAACGGCTTCATTCGCAATGCGGCGCTGGAGCTGGCCGGTTTGAATGTGCGAGTCAACGGTGTGGAACCCGGCATGATCGCAACCCCGGCTATGGGCAATCTGGGGGATGACCAGTTGAACGCACAGATTGCCAGCCGGGTGCCGCTGGGACGGCTGGGCGCGCCGGCAGATATCGCCGGGGCGATGCTGTTCCTGGCATCGGACCTGGCGGGCTACATCACTGGGCAAACGCTGGTGGTGGATGGCGGCTCGACCTTGCCGGAGGTTTAA
- a CDS encoding SDR family oxidoreductase, with product MTEPRTIVITGAGTGIGAACARLYAADGAQLVLIGRRRDPLEQVARDTGGLVLVGDAACPQTWEGFATQIRQRYGRIDVLLACAGGHGVGSATDTSPQTWEAALRSNLDSAFYSARACLPLLLESAGNIVLMGSIASLAAGPEVCGYTTAKHALLGLNRSLARDYGPHGVRVNAVCPGWVRTPMADEEMQPLMDFHGETLQHAYDRVCADVPLRRPASAEEIARVCRFLASSDASIITGATLVADGGSSIVDVPTLAYARMELSDG from the coding sequence ATGACTGAGCCGCGCACGATTGTGATCACCGGGGCGGGCACGGGCATCGGTGCTGCGTGCGCCCGGCTGTACGCCGCCGACGGTGCGCAATTGGTCCTGATCGGCCGTCGTCGCGACCCGCTGGAACAGGTTGCCCGGGACACCGGCGGCCTCGTGTTGGTAGGTGATGCGGCCTGCCCGCAGACGTGGGAGGGTTTCGCCACGCAGATTCGCCAACGCTATGGGCGGATCGACGTGCTGCTGGCCTGTGCGGGCGGGCATGGCGTTGGCAGCGCCACCGACACCAGCCCGCAGACCTGGGAAGCAGCGCTGCGCAGCAACCTCGACAGCGCCTTTTACAGTGCCCGGGCGTGTTTGCCGCTGCTGCTGGAAAGCGCCGGGAATATTGTGCTGATGGGCTCGATTGCCTCCCTGGCCGCCGGGCCTGAAGTGTGCGGCTACACCACGGCCAAGCATGCCTTGCTCGGACTCAATCGCTCACTGGCCCGGGATTACGGCCCGCACGGCGTTCGGGTGAACGCCGTGTGCCCCGGCTGGGTCCGCACACCGATGGCGGATGAGGAAATGCAGCCGCTGATGGATTTTCATGGCGAGACGCTGCAGCACGCCTATGACCGGGTGTGCGCCGACGTGCCGTTGCGCCGGCCGGCCAGCGCTGAAGAAATCGCCAGGGTGTGCCGCTTCCTGGCGTCCAGTGACGCGTCGATTATTACCGGGGCAACGTTGGTGGCGGACGGAGGCTCAAGCATTGTCGATGTGCCAACGCTGGCCTATGCGCGTATGGAGCTTTCTGATGGTTGA
- a CDS encoding molybdenum cofactor biosynthesis F family protein, with the protein MSTSSDWITVGALADGFAPAAFILPNLADLSGKAFTLYFANGWQIEHRFERDSLSWIAADGHSSGSATYRATSVRPGLYLVDFIKHEGTQAWSVSLVLDTASASFTAVLGRMPTHEQTREGLYSRALAGKPLTSVEVQFLHGSLDRPWQPGQCPHAPTTELTGLRNQYRYSPSEVYEHIYLNDQFYAWQCLKGVEQGLCDTDRCHYYKIADQLYLFVWREKIIPTLGLVLIDLQQHRSDGKIFGYADASFDELSNFPISSYCQVLNRTEHPDD; encoded by the coding sequence ATGAGCACATCTTCTGACTGGATCACCGTGGGCGCCCTGGCCGACGGTTTCGCCCCAGCGGCGTTCATCCTGCCAAACCTGGCCGACCTGAGCGGCAAGGCCTTTACGCTGTACTTCGCCAATGGCTGGCAGATCGAGCATCGCTTCGAGCGCGACAGCCTGTCCTGGATCGCCGCCGACGGTCACTCCAGCGGCAGCGCAACCTACCGCGCGACCTCGGTGCGCCCCGGCCTGTACCTGGTGGACTTCATCAAGCACGAAGGCACCCAGGCCTGGTCGGTCAGCCTGGTACTCGACACCGCCAGCGCCTCGTTCACCGCGGTACTTGGGCGGATGCCAACCCACGAGCAAACCCGCGAAGGCCTCTACAGCCGCGCCCTGGCCGGCAAACCGCTGACATCCGTGGAAGTGCAATTCCTCCACGGCAGCCTCGACCGCCCCTGGCAGCCAGGCCAATGTCCCCACGCCCCCACCACTGAACTGACCGGCTTGCGCAACCAGTACCGCTACAGCCCGAGCGAAGTCTACGAGCACATCTACCTCAACGATCAGTTCTACGCCTGGCAATGCCTCAAGGGCGTCGAGCAAGGCCTGTGCGACACCGACCGCTGCCACTACTACAAGATCGCCGACCAGCTGTACCTGTTTGTGTGGCGCGAAAAAATCATCCCCACCCTCGGCCTGGTGCTGATCGACCTGCAACAGCACCGCAGCGACGGCAAGATCTTTGGCTATGCCGACGCCTCCTTCGATGAGCTGTCTAACTTCCCTATCAGCTCCTACTGCCAGGTGCTCAACCGCACGGAGCATCCCGATGACTGA
- a CDS encoding helix-turn-helix transcriptional regulator: MHTLPAHEVAGQCLQAFTRLIPVSQAAFYCVDRHLQARDFQLHSMSGEMHRDYLDNYCQFDPLQPRNCLSSGLAVVPLGFAMARQPARDTRRYGDFLRRYGVVDVVEILAQRAGRPQAGISLLRTADQGAFTGAQLAQLNALQTLLQLAVANMQPAEDALACLTPKERQIALLLRQGASNKELARELEIGLPTIKTHLINLFRKTGVSSRTELVSTLFL, encoded by the coding sequence ATGCACACTCTCCCCGCCCATGAAGTCGCCGGCCAGTGCCTGCAGGCTTTCACCCGCTTGATTCCGGTCAGCCAGGCCGCGTTTTATTGTGTCGACCGGCACCTGCAAGCCCGCGATTTCCAGTTGCACAGCATGAGCGGCGAGATGCACCGCGACTACCTCGACAACTACTGCCAGTTCGACCCGTTGCAACCGCGCAACTGCCTGTCCAGCGGGTTGGCCGTGGTGCCGCTGGGCTTTGCCATGGCCCGCCAGCCGGCGCGGGATACCCGGCGGTATGGGGATTTCCTGCGGCGCTATGGCGTGGTCGATGTGGTGGAAATCCTGGCCCAGCGTGCCGGCCGGCCCCAGGCGGGGATCTCGTTGCTGCGCACCGCTGACCAAGGCGCCTTTACCGGCGCGCAACTGGCCCAACTGAACGCCCTGCAAACCTTGCTGCAACTGGCCGTAGCCAACATGCAGCCAGCTGAAGACGCACTGGCTTGCCTCACGCCCAAGGAACGCCAGATAGCCTTGTTGTTGCGCCAGGGTGCCAGTAACAAAGAGCTGGCCCGGGAACTTGAAATCGGCCTGCCGACCATCAAGACCCACCTGATCAACCTGTTTCGCAAGACCGGCGTCAGCAGCCGCACAGAGCTGGTGAGCACGCTGTTTCTGTAG
- a CDS encoding cupin domain-containing protein translates to MTLVTLKKDIQLSELDAWGTVADLGSTILEGEVRAFGKMTFGAPTDPVSSAYFGITQGKFRMVYPFSEQAVVVTGEVVLTDESTGQSTRYKAGDSWFVTKGTPVLWEVVSESFVKHYFAVV, encoded by the coding sequence ATGACCCTCGTCACCCTCAAAAAAGACATCCAGCTATCCGAACTCGACGCCTGGGGCACCGTCGCCGACCTCGGCTCGACCATCCTCGAAGGCGAAGTCCGGGCCTTCGGCAAGATGACCTTCGGCGCCCCCACCGACCCGGTCAGCAGCGCCTATTTCGGCATCACCCAGGGCAAGTTCCGCATGGTCTATCCATTTTCCGAACAAGCCGTGGTGGTCACCGGCGAAGTGGTACTCACCGACGAATCCACCGGCCAAAGCACCCGCTACAAGGCCGGCGACAGCTGGTTCGTGACCAAGGGCACGCCGGTGCTGTGGGAAGTGGTGAGCGAAAGTTTCGTCAAACACTACTTCGCCGTAGTGTGA